The region AGAAGCCGATGATCGCCATGCCGATGCCGCCGGACTGCGAGGAGAGGGCGGTGGAGCCCTTCACGTCGTAGGCCGTGCAGAAGGTCGCGCACAGGTTCGAGGGCGTGTAGTAGAAGCCGTAGATGTTCGGGCCCATCAGGCGGATGTTGTATTCGCGGCCGATGCGCTGCAGTTCTTCCTGGCCCTCGATGTTGCCCGTCTCGCCGAAGCCCGAGGGGATCAGCACCGCGCCGGCGATCTTCTTCTCGCCGCATTCCTTGAGCGCGCTCGCGACGAACTTCGCGGGCACCGCGAAGACGGCGGTGTCGATCTCTCCGGGCACGTCCTTCACGCTCTTGAAGGCCTTGATGCCCATCACTTCCGCGTCCTTGGGGTTGATCGGGTAGATCTGGCCCTTGTAACCGCCGTTGATGAGGTTCTTCATCACCGAGTTGCCGATCTTGCCGGCCTCGTTCGACGCACCGACCACCGCGATCGCCTTGGGCTTCATGATGCGGTTCATCGAGGTGACGACGTCCTTCTCGGAGGGGCGATAGCGCGGCGCCTTCGGCGTGAAGTTCACCACGATGCGCACGTCGGCGGCTATCGCGCCTTCCTCGCTCGCGAACACGGGGTTCAGGTCCATCTCGGAGATTTCCGGGAAGTCGGACACGAGCTGCGACACGCCGACGATCACGTCCTGCAGGGCCGCGCGGTTGACGGGCTTGCCGCCGCGCACGCCCTTGAGCATTTCAGCGGCCTGGATGCCGTCGAGCATGGACGCGGCGTCTTCCTTCGTCGCGGGGGCGAGGCGGAAGGTCACGTCCTTCAGCACCTCGACCAGCACGCCGCCCAGCCCGAAGGCCACGAGCTTGCCGAAGCTGTCGTCGGAGATCGCGCCGACGATCACCTCGGTGCCGCCCTTGATCATCTGCTGCACCTGCACGCCCAGGATGTTCGCGTCGGCCTTGTACTTCTTCGCGTTGGCGAGGATGGTGTCGTAGGCCTTGGACGCCTCGTCCGCGCTCTTCACGCCGACGATCACGCCGCCGGCTTCCGTCTTGTGCAGGATGTCAGGCGAGACGATCTTCATCACAACGGGGAAGCCCATGGAGCCGGCGAGCTTGGAAGCTTCGGCAGCGCTGGTGACGACGCCTTCGCCCGGGACCTTGATGCCGTAGGCATCGCAGATTTCCTTTCCTTCGGGAGCGGTCAGCGAATCGCGGCCGGACGCCTTGACGGCGTCGAGGATCTTGCGGACCTTTGCTTTGTCGATTGCCATGTGAAGCTCCTTAGATGACTTTGGATTCGCGCAGATCGGCGATCTGTTCGCGGGAATAACCGAGCTGGGCCAGCACTTCCTCCGTGTGCTCGCCCAGCAGGGGCGAGCGCGTCACTTCGGTGATGCTGTCGGACATCTTGATGGGGTTGCCCACCGTCAGGTACTTGCCGCGCTTGGGGTGGTCGACTTCGACCACGGTGCCCGTTTCGCGCAGCGACGGTTCCTCGGCGATCTCCTTCATCGAGAGGATCGGGCCGCAGGGGATGTCGTACTTGTTGAGGATGTCCATCGCCTCGAACTTGTCGTGCTGCTTGGTCCATTCCTCGATGCGCGAGAAGATCGTCTTCAGGTGCGGCAGGCGCGCCTTGGGCGTCGCGTAGCTGGGGTCGGTGATCCAGCCTTCCTCGCCGATCACCTTGCAGATCGCGCCCCACACCGGCGCCTGCGTGATGAAGTAGATGTAGGCGTTCGGGTCCGTCTGCCAGCCCTTGCACTTGAGGATCCAGCCCGGCTGGCCGCCGCCCGAGGCGTTGCCCGCGCGCGGCACGGCCTCGAGGAATTCCTTGTCGGGGTACTGCGGATACTCTTCGAGCACGTGCTTGCGGTCCAGGCGCTGCTGGTCGCGCAGCTTCACGCGGCACAGGTTCAGCACGGCGTCCTGCATGGCGGCGAGCACCTTCTGGCCGCGGCCGGTGGTGTTGCGCTGGTAGAGCGCGGCGACGATGCCCAGGGCCAGGTGCAGGCCCGTGCCGCTGTCGCCGATCTGCGCGCCCGTGACGAGCGGCGGGCCGTCGTCGAAGCCGGTGGTGGAGGCCGCGCCGCCCGCGCACTGCGCGACGTTCTCGTAGACCTTGCAGTCCTCGTACGGCCCGGGGCCGAAGCCCTTGACGGACGCCATGATCATGCGCGGGTTCAGCTCCTGGATGCGCTCCCACGAGAAGCCCATGCGGTCGAGCGCGCCGGGCGCGAAGTTCTCGACCAGCACGTCGCATTCCTTCACCAGGCGCTCCAGCACTTCCTTGCCCTTTGGGTCCTTGGTGTTGATCGTGATGGAGCGCTTGTTGTGGTTGAGCATCGTGAAGTAGAGGCTGTCCACGCCGTCGATGTCGCGCAGCTGGCCGCGCGTCGCGTCGCCTTCGCCCGCCTTCTCCACCTTGATCACGTCCGCGCCGAACCACGCGAGCAGCTGGGTGCAGGTGGGGCCGGATTGCACGTGCGTGAAATCGAGGATCTTGACGCCGTCCAGGGCTTTGCTCATGGCTTGTTCTCTCTCTTCAAAGTTTCAAAAACCGGTTACTTCTTCTTCGCGTTCGGGTTCAGGCTGGTGATGCGTCCGCTCTCGGTGCCCGCCGTCTCGTCGATGATGGCATTGATCAGGGTCGGCTTGCCGGAAGACACCGCCTCGTCCAGCGCCTTCTTCAGCTCGGCCGTGGTCTTCGCGTAGACGCCCGTGCCGCCGAACGCCTGCATCAGCATCTCGTAGCGCGCGTCCTTCACGAAGACCGTGGGCGCGACGTCCTTGCCGCCGCTCGCGTTCTGGTCGGTGCCCTTGTAGACGCCGTTGTTGTTCATCACCACCACGCACACCGGCAGGTTGTAGCGGCAGATCGTCTCGACTTCCATGCCCGAGAACCCGAAGGCGCTGTCGCCGCACACGGCGATCACCGGCTTGCCCGTCTCGACGGCAGCGGCGACGGCGAAGCCCATGCCGATGCCCATGATGCCCCAGGTGCCGACATCGAGGCGCTTGCGCGGCTCGTACATGTCCACGATGCTGCGCGTGAAGTCGAGCGCGTTGGCGCCTTCGTTGACGAGGACCGCGTCGGGACGCTCCTTGATCTTGTTGCGCACGACGTTGAGCGCGCTGTGGAAGTTCATGGGCGAAGGATCCTTCGCCAGCGTCTCGGCCATCTTGGTGAGGTTCTTGTCCTTGCGCTCGGAGATCGCGCTGGTCCACTCGGCCGGCGGCTTGGCCCACGAGGAGCCGATCGCCGCGTTCAGTGCCGCGACGCAGGAGCCGATGTCGCCGATCACCGGCGCCGCGATCGCGACGTTGCTGTCGGCTTCCGTCGGCGAGATATCCACCTGGATGAACTGCTGGCCGCCACCGTCCTTGCCCGACGCGCCGCCCCAGGTCTTGCCCTTGCCGTGCGACAGCAGCCAGTTCAGGCGCGCACCGACGAGCATCACGACGTCGGCTTCGGCGAGCACATAGGACCGCGCGGCGGAAGCCGACTGCGCATGGTTGTCGGGCAGCAGGCCTTTGGCCATCGACATCGGCAGGTAGGGGATGCCGGTTTTCTCGACGAGCGCCTTGATGTCCGCGTCGGCCTGCGCGTAGGCCGCGCCCTTGCCCAGGAGGATGAGGGGCTTTTTCGCGCCCTTGAGCAGGTCCACGGCGCGCTTGACGGCATCCGGCGCGGGGATCTGCTTCGGCGCGGCATCGACCACCTTGATCAGCGACTTCTTGCCCGCGGCCGCATCGATGGTTTGCGCGAAGAGTTTCGCCGGCAGGTCGAGGTACACGCCGCCCGGGCGTCCGGAAACGGCGGAGCGGATGGCGCGCGCGATGCCGACGCCGATGTCTTCGGCATGCAGCACGCGGAAGGCCGCCTTGCACAGCGGCTTCGCGATGGCGAGCTGGTCCATCTCTTCGTAGTCGCCTTGCTGCAGGTCGACGATTTCGCGTTCCGAGGAGCCGCTGATGAGGATCATCGGGAAGCAGTTGGTCGTGGCATTCGCGAGCGCGGTGAGGCCGTTCAGGAAACCGGGTGCCGACACGGTGAAGCAGATGCCGGGCTTTTGCGTGAGGAAGCCCGCGGCCGCGGCGGCGTTGCCCGCATGCTGTTCGTGCCGGAAGGCGATCACGCGCATGCCTTCGCCTTGCGCCATGCGCAGGAAGTCGGTGATCGGGATGCCCGGGAGGCAGTAGATGGTGTCCAGCCCGTTGAGCTTCAGCGCGTCGATGACGAGGTGAAAGCCGTCGGTCGTGGCCTGCGATTGGGTTTCTGTCGTCATGTCTTCAGGTCCTGCGGGTGCCGTCTCCCGCCCCGTGCGGAAGGCCTGCTCACCCCTGCGCGGTATCATAGGAAACGCCTTGCGCGGCACTCTTGACCGGGGTCAATTTTCACCAATCCACCCGGCGCGCGGCGGGCACCCCGGCACCGAACTTTCCCCTGCATGTCATCCGTCGACAACCATCCCGAAAGAAACGTCATCCGCGTCCAGCTGGCGCACAACGTCGTCCTCAAGGGGATGACCGCGGCCCAGACGATGGAGCTGGAAACGCATCTCGCGGTGCTGGACGTGCAAAAAGGCGAGAACCTGCTCAACCAGGGCGTGCACGAAATGGAGCAGTACTTCATCCTGGACGGCGTGCTCAAACGTGTGGTCACGAACCAGGAAGGCAAGGAGATGATCCTGCGCTTCACGGACGAAGGCGATTTCGAGACGAGCTACGCCGCGTGGCGCCTGGGCACGCCGACGCCGTACAGCATCGTGAGCGTGACGAAGGCGAGGGTGGCGAAGCTGCCGATGCGCGAGTGGGTGGGCTTCCTGGAGCGCCACCCCGGATTGAAGCAATCCTTCGAGTATTACGTGATGCAGGAAATGAGCGAAATCATGGCGCACACGATTACGCTGCACCTGCTGGATGCGCCGGGACGCGTGAAGCGTTTCCAGCGCAAGCACCCTGAGCTGTTCGACCGGGTGCCCAAGAAGGAATTGGCGACCTACCTGAATCTCTCCGCGGAGACGCTGAGCCGGTTGAAGCAGCGGGGGAAGATTTAGGGGGCAAGGACGCAGAATTCGCAGAAGTTACGCAGAATGAAGACAAGAAGAATTCAAAATTTCATTTGATTTTTTCTTGTATTTCTTCTGCGTAACTTCTGCGAATTCTGCGTCCGGTATCAAAATCAAGTCTTCGCATGTGCAAACCGCCGCGTCACCGCCATGATCCGCAGCTGGTTGTCTACATTGCCCGCGCCCGCGACCGCGCTGGCCACCCGCGCGGTTTCCGACCGCTCCGCGTCGTTCAGCACGATGCCCTGCAGCACCACCTTCCCCTGCGACGAATCGACTTCGATGTTCACCTCGCGCGTCGATTCGTTGTCGCGCAGCGCCGCGCGGATCGCGGAATTGAGCGCCAGGCTTTGCAGCTTCGCGCGTGAGGCTTCGGTTTCCGCAAATTCCGGGCGGCCGGCCAGGTGCAGGATCTGCGCGGCGCAGCTTTCCACCGTCACGCGATCGGTGTTGAGCACCAGGTCGTAGAGGAGGGGGTCGCCCCAGGTCACGCCGAAGCGGTCGTGCATGCGGGTGGCATGGGCGTCGTCGCTGCGGCGCACCTCGGCCTGCGCGAAGTCGCGGTCGTCCGTGCCGAGATGCTCCATCAGCCAGTCCACCCGCTTGTCGAAGGATCGCGTGATGCGCACCGTGACGACGTGCGGCACGTCGCGCAGCAGGCAGGTCGCGCCCCAGCCGCGCAGCACCACGTTGCCGCGGCCCGCGAGTGCATAGACTTCCTTGGCCGTGTACACCGCTTCGGTGTCGTGGTCGCTCTTGAGCCGCTCCATGAGGCCGGCCTTGCCCTCCCGCAGGCGGCTGATCAGGCTGGTGGATACCTGCATGCGCCCGGCGACGCCTTCCAGCACCTCGTGCCGCAGCACCTCGAGCTGCGACACGCGGCCGAGCTCGATGGCGACGTCCTTCGCGAGCGAGCCCATTTCCTGGGTGAGGGCGATGACGGGCATGGCGTGCTCCTCGGTTCAGGTCAGTCGA is a window of Caenimonas aquaedulcis DNA encoding:
- a CDS encoding acetate--CoA ligase family protein — protein: MAIDKAKVRKILDAVKASGRDSLTAPEGKEICDAYGIKVPGEGVVTSAAEASKLAGSMGFPVVMKIVSPDILHKTEAGGVIVGVKSADEASKAYDTILANAKKYKADANILGVQVQQMIKGGTEVIVGAISDDSFGKLVAFGLGGVLVEVLKDVTFRLAPATKEDAASMLDGIQAAEMLKGVRGGKPVNRAALQDVIVGVSQLVSDFPEISEMDLNPVFASEEGAIAADVRIVVNFTPKAPRYRPSEKDVVTSMNRIMKPKAIAVVGASNEAGKIGNSVMKNLINGGYKGQIYPINPKDAEVMGIKAFKSVKDVPGEIDTAVFAVPAKFVASALKECGEKKIAGAVLIPSGFGETGNIEGQEELQRIGREYNIRLMGPNIYGFYYTPSNLCATFCTAYDVKGSTALSSQSGGIGMAIIGFSRSAKMGVSAIVGLGNKSDIDEDDLLLFFEQDDNTKVIAQHAEDLKDGRAFAEVAKRVSKKKPVIMLKAGRTAMGAAAAASHTGAVAGTDKIYEDVLKQSGVIRARSLRQMLELSRGVPILPTPKGENVVIITGAGGSGVLLSDACVDNGLKLLKPMPDDLDAAFRKFIPPFGAAGNPVDITGGEPPITYVNTVKLGLEDDRVHALILGYWHTIVTPPMVFAKNMVQIVNEMKAKGKVKPVVASLAGDVEVEEAAQYLYENGIPAYAYSTELPVEVLGAKYQWARSAGLL
- the frc gene encoding formyl-CoA transferase: MSKALDGVKILDFTHVQSGPTCTQLLAWFGADVIKVEKAGEGDATRGQLRDIDGVDSLYFTMLNHNKRSITINTKDPKGKEVLERLVKECDVLVENFAPGALDRMGFSWERIQELNPRMIMASVKGFGPGPYEDCKVYENVAQCAGGAASTTGFDDGPPLVTGAQIGDSGTGLHLALGIVAALYQRNTTGRGQKVLAAMQDAVLNLCRVKLRDQQRLDRKHVLEEYPQYPDKEFLEAVPRAGNASGGGQPGWILKCKGWQTDPNAYIYFITQAPVWGAICKVIGEEGWITDPSYATPKARLPHLKTIFSRIEEWTKQHDKFEAMDILNKYDIPCGPILSMKEIAEEPSLRETGTVVEVDHPKRGKYLTVGNPIKMSDSITEVTRSPLLGEHTEEVLAQLGYSREQIADLRESKVI
- the oxc gene encoding oxalyl-CoA decarboxylase, translating into MTTETQSQATTDGFHLVIDALKLNGLDTIYCLPGIPITDFLRMAQGEGMRVIAFRHEQHAGNAAAAAGFLTQKPGICFTVSAPGFLNGLTALANATTNCFPMILISGSSEREIVDLQQGDYEEMDQLAIAKPLCKAAFRVLHAEDIGVGIARAIRSAVSGRPGGVYLDLPAKLFAQTIDAAAGKKSLIKVVDAAPKQIPAPDAVKRAVDLLKGAKKPLILLGKGAAYAQADADIKALVEKTGIPYLPMSMAKGLLPDNHAQSASAARSYVLAEADVVMLVGARLNWLLSHGKGKTWGGASGKDGGGQQFIQVDISPTEADSNVAIAAPVIGDIGSCVAALNAAIGSSWAKPPAEWTSAISERKDKNLTKMAETLAKDPSPMNFHSALNVVRNKIKERPDAVLVNEGANALDFTRSIVDMYEPRKRLDVGTWGIMGIGMGFAVAAAVETGKPVIAVCGDSAFGFSGMEVETICRYNLPVCVVVMNNNGVYKGTDQNASGGKDVAPTVFVKDARYEMLMQAFGGTGVYAKTTAELKKALDEAVSSGKPTLINAIIDETAGTESGRITSLNPNAKKK
- a CDS encoding Crp/Fnr family transcriptional regulator — protein: MSSVDNHPERNVIRVQLAHNVVLKGMTAAQTMELETHLAVLDVQKGENLLNQGVHEMEQYFILDGVLKRVVTNQEGKEMILRFTDEGDFETSYAAWRLGTPTPYSIVSVTKARVAKLPMREWVGFLERHPGLKQSFEYYVMQEMSEIMAHTITLHLLDAPGRVKRFQRKHPELFDRVPKKELATYLNLSAETLSRLKQRGKI
- a CDS encoding cytidylate kinase family protein — protein: MPVIALTQEMGSLAKDVAIELGRVSQLEVLRHEVLEGVAGRMQVSTSLISRLREGKAGLMERLKSDHDTEAVYTAKEVYALAGRGNVVLRGWGATCLLRDVPHVVTVRITRSFDKRVDWLMEHLGTDDRDFAQAEVRRSDDAHATRMHDRFGVTWGDPLLYDLVLNTDRVTVESCAAQILHLAGRPEFAETEASRAKLQSLALNSAIRAALRDNESTREVNIEVDSSQGKVVLQGIVLNDAERSETARVASAVAGAGNVDNQLRIMAVTRRFAHAKT